One genomic segment of Acinetobacter sp. C26M includes these proteins:
- a CDS encoding YitT family protein, with the protein MNTEQNVSLVSPVMPVIEQHSKIEDALAMLIGTFILSFAMTLLQQAGIMTGGTAGLSLLIHYITDLKFGVLFFLINIPFYYFAYKKMGIALVVKTFIAVALLAGFTEIIPQFFHLSDVNPIYATIFANVLMGVSFLILFRHRSSLGGINLLALYLQERFKIPAGKVQMGIDVVILLTSLLFVDWKLILVSIFGVIILNSIILLNHKTTRYVA; encoded by the coding sequence ATGAATACCGAGCAAAATGTATCTCTGGTAAGTCCAGTCATGCCTGTGATTGAACAGCACTCTAAAATTGAAGATGCGTTGGCGATGTTGATCGGAACATTCATTCTTTCTTTTGCTATGACTTTACTACAGCAAGCAGGAATTATGACAGGTGGGACGGCAGGTCTATCTTTGTTAATTCATTACATTACTGACCTGAAGTTTGGTGTCTTATTTTTCTTAATTAATATCCCATTCTATTATTTTGCCTACAAAAAGATGGGCATCGCACTGGTGGTGAAAACCTTTATTGCTGTTGCATTACTGGCTGGATTTACTGAAATTATTCCACAATTTTTCCATCTTTCTGATGTCAATCCGATTTACGCCACGATTTTTGCCAATGTATTGATGGGTGTAAGTTTTTTGATTCTATTTAGACATCGTTCGAGCTTAGGTGGGATCAATTTATTGGCTTTGTATTTACAGGAACGTTTTAAAATCCCGGCTGGAAAAGTGCAAATGGGTATTGATGTGGTGATTTTATTAACGTCGTTGTTGTTTGTGGACTGGAAACTGATTTTGGTCTCAATTTTCGGCGTGATTATTTTGAATTCAATCATTTTGTTGAATCATAAAACCACACGTTATGTGGCTTAA